From the genome of Azospira restricta, one region includes:
- a CDS encoding FKBP-type peptidyl-prolyl cis-trans isomerase, protein MNTEVIKNTVVTLDYNVTDSDGELVDAGKEPLVYLHGGYDDIFPKIEEAVQGKKVGETIKVKLQPEEAFGDYDEELIQIEPRTSFPKELQVGMQFEGAPEGSDDEEFIIYRVTDIADDKVVLDGNHPLAGMSLIFTCTVTAVRPASADELAHGHVHSDDGDEEHCH, encoded by the coding sequence ATGAACACTGAAGTGATCAAGAACACGGTCGTCACGCTCGACTACAACGTCACCGATTCCGACGGCGAGCTGGTCGATGCCGGCAAGGAGCCGCTGGTCTATCTGCACGGCGGCTACGACGACATCTTCCCGAAGATCGAGGAGGCCGTGCAGGGCAAGAAGGTCGGCGAGACGATCAAGGTCAAGCTGCAGCCCGAGGAGGCCTTCGGCGACTACGACGAGGAGCTGATCCAGATCGAGCCGCGCACCTCGTTCCCGAAGGAACTGCAGGTCGGCATGCAGTTCGAGGGCGCGCCGGAAGGCTCGGACGACGAGGAGTTCATCATCTACCGCGTCACCGACATCGCCGACGACAAGGTCGTGCTCGACGGCAACCATCCGCTCGCCGGCATGTCGCTGATCTTCACCTGCACCGTCACCGCGGTGCGTCCGGCCAGCGCCGACGAACTGGCGCACGGCCACGTGCACAGCGACGACGGCGACGAGGAGCATTGCCACTGA